The segment GCCTCGTGCCGTATTCCGATGTATAGCCCGAGCCCGAAGGCGAAGCGGATCGAATTCCGCTGCCCCGACCCGAGCTGCAATCCGTACCTGGCCTTCGCGGCGCTGACGATGGCCGCGATCGACGGCATCCAGAACAAGATCGACCCCGGCGATCCGCTCGACAAAGATATCTATGATCTGCCGCCGGAAGAAATGGCTGCTGTGCCGAAGACTCCGGGGAGCCTGGACGAAGCGCTCAGTGCCCTGGCCGACGATCATGACTTCCTGCTGAAGGGTGACGTCTTCACGCAAGACGTGGTCGACACCTGGATCGCGTACAAGAAGAAGAACGAATCGGACGCGATCCGCTTGCGACCGCACCCGTATGAGTTCTGCATGTACTACGACATCTAAAGCGAAAGACATCGTAGCCCGAGGCGCAAGCCGCAGGGATGCCGTTCCAACCACGCGAAAACGCCGACCAACTTGGTCGGCGTTTTTCATGCGCTGCGCGTTTCGCGCCAGTTGAAGCGACCGAGCTCCAGAAGCGACCGAATTTTTTTTGCGCGGTTCCGCAGTGATCACCAGACGGAATAGAGGCCGGCGATCCGTGATATTCGTTGCAGTCGTTGCGACGCTTCGCTGGAACTGGGGGGAAGTGATCAATAAGTGGCCATGTTCAGTTAACTCAGAATCACACGGCTTTTTTCTTGGCATGGCAATTCGGAGGTATACCTCCCTGTTCCCCCTCTCCCGCAACCAAGTGCATTCAGGATTTCGCCCCGATGAAGATTCAAACGAAACTAACCGCGATTCTGACGTTGCTGATACTCGGCGTCGTCGCGTTCGCCTGGCAAGCGTATCGCAATTCCGCCGTGGTCGCCGAGGACGCCGCGGACGTACGCCGGATGTCGGAGGTTTCGATCGCCATCGGCAATTTGCTGCACGAGACGCAAAAAGAACGAGGAATGTCGGCCGGGTATCTCGGCAGCGGCGGAGTCAACTTTGCGAAAGAGTTGCCCGAGCAGCGAGACGAAACCGACAAGCGCCTCGCCGATCTGCGCACGACGCTCGATTCGGTCCGGAGTGAGCTCGATCCGCAAGTCATGCAGCGTAGCGAGTCGGCGATGGAGCGTCTCCAAGAGTTGCAGTCGGTCCGCCAGCGAATCACCGCCCGACAGATTCCGCCGCCGCTGGCGATCGCCTACTATACCGATACGAACAAGCTGCTGATCGACGCGATCGCATCCAACGTCTTTGACGTCGCAGACGGCCCGCTGCAGCGCCGCTTGAACTCGTACCTTCACTTGTTGATGGCGAAAGAGCAGGCCGGAATCGAACGAGCGGTCCTCGCCAAAGTCTTCAGCAGCGACGCGATGAGCCGCGACGAGTTTGTGCGTTTGATTCGCCTGATCTCGACGCAGGAAGCCTATTTGAATGACTTCCGGGGGAGCGCTACGCCGCAGTTGACGACGATGCTCGACGAGGCGCAGGAAGCGGCGGCGTCAAAGTTGGTCGCCGACTATCGCGCCGCGGCGATCGAGCGGGCCGAGATGGGCGCCTTTGAAAAAGAGGCGACCAAGTGGTTCGCCGCCAAGACCGCTCAGATCGACTTGTACAAGAAAATGGAAGAGGCGGCGTCGACCGAGATTTTGCAAGCGTCGGAGCAACTTCGATCCCACGCTAGCTTCGTCGCTCGCAGCACTTTCACTGCAGCGCTGATCACGATCGGCGTTTGCGTCTGCGGCGGCGTTTGGATGCTCCGCTCGCTGCGAAGTCGCTTCGCCCATCTGATCGGCAGCATGCGTGACATCGCCGAAGGGGATTCGGACTTGCGAAAGCGGTTGCCGGACTCTACCGATGAATTTGGCGATGTGGCGAAGTGGTTCAACAAATTCGCCGCTCGCTTGCAAGGATTGGTCGGTAACGTTCGGACCAACTCAACTACTCTGAACCACTCGGCCTTTGAATTGGCCTCGACTGCGACGCAGTTGTCGAGCGGCGTTCGCAATGCCCGGACTTCGACGACGACGATGGCTGCGGCGGCCGAAGAGATGACTGCAAGCCTGGCGCAATTGGACGCGACCTGCAAGAACATCAGCGGCAACATCAACGGCGTCGCCAGCAACATTGGGGATATGGCCAATTCGGTCCGCGAGATCGCGTCGAACGCCGAACAGACCGCGGCGACGACCGACGGCGTCAGCCGCACCGTTACCCGCAGCAACGAACAGATCACGCAGTTGAGCCACGAAGCGGATGCGATCGGCAAGGTGGTCGATGTGATTCGCGACATCGCCGAACAGACCAATCTGTTGGCGCTGAACGCGACGATCGAAGCGGCTCGAGCCGGCGAGGCAGGCAAAGGATTCGCCGTCGTGGCGACCGAGGTCAAATTGCTCGCCCAGCAAACGGCCAATGCGACGGAAGAGATCCGCCGTCAGGTGCAAGCGATTCAATCGGCGGCCGGCGAGTCGGTGGCGTCGATCAACGAGATCACCGGCGCCATCGGTTCGGTCAGCTCCGCCGCGCGAACGATTGCGGCGGCGGTTGAACAGCAAAGCACGGCAACGCGACAGATTTCGACTTCGGTTCAAGACACCGTGAGCGCAGTGTCGGCATTGACGATCGGCATTAGCGAATCGGCGGCCGCCAGCGGAGAGATTTCTCGCGGGCTGACCAGCGTCGATTCGGTGATCGCCGAAACGGCCGCTGCGGCGCAGCAGACCGACACGTCCAGCTCTTCGCTGAAGAATTTGGCCAGCGGACTGGAAACGCTCGTCGTCGAGTTCACGACGTAGGCGAATGACCAGTTCGTTCAGGGCGAAAGCGGCGTCGAGTGGGGCTCGACGCCGCTTTTCTTTTGGCTATCGCCCAAAAGCTTCGCGATTGGCTTCGAGGAACGCTTTGCCGTCGGTCGTGTCCGGCTCAATCGTCGTCCCTTCCCACCATTCGTTCCAGCTAGTGATCAGGTAGATCGCGCCGATACCGTGGCCGACGGGCTTCTTGGGCAACGCCTGCATCATGGCGACCATCGATTTGTACTCTGCCGGAGTACCGGTCAACGTACGTTTTCCGCGGAAGTCATGGTACTTCGGCATCAGCGTTGGGCAGAAGACGGTCTCGGCCGACCACGTCTGGAAAACAGGAATCGCTTCTCGTCGCATGTAGTCGACCGCCGGCTCTCCTTCTTTCACCAGGTCGCTTTCAAACATGTTGTAGGCGGTGTAGGCGTCGAACAGCGGCTTGCCGTCGCGCAGACCGTTCTCGGCGGTGGCGGGATCCTTCTGCTCACCCAAAATGAACGACTCGTCGGCGATGAAGTAAAACTTTTGCCCCACCTCCTCTTCGATCTTCTTTAAGATCTCGGCGTTAAAGTTGCGAAACGTGCGCGTTACGTAGAGGACGATCACCGGGCGACCATCAACTTTCAAATAGCGATCGTCGCCGCAAAACTGTTTGTTGAGATAGGCGAGATCCTCTTGAAAGCGACGGACGACGCGGCGGTTGGAGAAATCGATCCGCTCGTTTGTCTTTCCATCGGCGCCATCGAGCCGGCCGAGCGACTCGTAGATGAACGCGTATTTCAGATCGGCGGAGTTTTCCGATTTCAGATAACCGGCGCGAAAATGTTTGTCGGTCATATCTTGTGGCCCGCCCCACGAGACGACGAACCCGTCGAGCCCCGCTTCTTTCCCCCAGCGAATATGTTGCTCGGCGATCTGGGGATCGTCGGTGCCGTAGTTGCCAAGGGTCGGCTCGCCAAAGTAACCATGCCGCGTCCAGTCTCCTTTCAGATACCACGGATAGTAGTAGGCGAGGACCAGATCGCGCGGCGGTTCGGCCGCGGCGACATTGCTTGCAACGACGATCAACAGCAGGAGAGACGCAAGGAGACGTTTCATAACCAAAGACCGAAGGGGGCGAAGGTGGGAAATGAAGTGGTGCGTCCGGCGAATAGCATTTTATCGAAAAAGGTTACGAAAAATAACAGAATCGGCGTCCCCCACGAATTGTGGCGACGCACTGCGGCGTGCGCTACAATGGCCTGCTCCTTGTCTGAGAATCCTTTTCAACTCCTCTCCAGTTGTGGGAAATGCGCATGGCGGATCTACAAGATGGCGAATCGGTCGAGATGAAAGGTTCCGGCGCCAAGCCGTATGTGCTGAGGAACGTCGGGGGCGTTTACTCCTGCACGTGTCCTGCTTGGCGCAACCAATCGATCGCGATTGAAACGCGGACCTGCAAGCATCTGCGAAAGCTCCGCGGCGATGACGCCGAACTGGCCCGGATCGGGGGCGCGCTTCCCGCGAAGCCCGTGAAGCCGGCGAGCGAAAAAGAAGGGCCGCCGATTTTGCTCGCGCAGTCGTGGGACAATGCGGCTGATCTCTCGGACTGGTGGATGAGCGAAAAGTTGGACGGGGTCCGCGCCTATTGGGATGGCGAGAAGTTTCTTTCACGTCAGGGGAATGAGTATCACGCGCCCGACTGGTTCGTCGCCGGATTCCCATCAACCCCGCTCGACGGCGAGTTGTGGATCGACCGCGGGAAGTTTCAGCGGACGGTCAGCGTCGTCCGCCGTCAAGACAAGAGCGACCATTGGCGCGAAGTTCGCTTCCTGGCGTTCGACGCGCCGGCGATGGAAACGCCATTTGAAGAGCGGCTCGAGTACCTGCACGAAACTCTGCGTGGCGAAAAGCTGGAGTTCGCCTCGGTCCACACGCACGAGCGCTGTACCGGCGCTGATCATTTGCAATCGGAACTGGCGCGGGTCAACGCGCTTGGCGGCGAAGGGTTGATGCTGCGCGAACCAGGCTCGAAGT is part of the Blastopirellula sediminis genome and harbors:
- a CDS encoding methyl-accepting chemotaxis protein, whose translation is MKIQTKLTAILTLLILGVVAFAWQAYRNSAVVAEDAADVRRMSEVSIAIGNLLHETQKERGMSAGYLGSGGVNFAKELPEQRDETDKRLADLRTTLDSVRSELDPQVMQRSESAMERLQELQSVRQRITARQIPPPLAIAYYTDTNKLLIDAIASNVFDVADGPLQRRLNSYLHLLMAKEQAGIERAVLAKVFSSDAMSRDEFVRLIRLISTQEAYLNDFRGSATPQLTTMLDEAQEAAASKLVADYRAAAIERAEMGAFEKEATKWFAAKTAQIDLYKKMEEAASTEILQASEQLRSHASFVARSTFTAALITIGVCVCGGVWMLRSLRSRFAHLIGSMRDIAEGDSDLRKRLPDSTDEFGDVAKWFNKFAARLQGLVGNVRTNSTTLNHSAFELASTATQLSSGVRNARTSTTTMAAAAEEMTASLAQLDATCKNISGNINGVASNIGDMANSVREIASNAEQTAATTDGVSRTVTRSNEQITQLSHEADAIGKVVDVIRDIAEQTNLLALNATIEAARAGEAGKGFAVVATEVKLLAQQTANATEEIRRQVQAIQSAAGESVASINEITGAIGSVSSAARTIAAAVEQQSTATRQISTSVQDTVSAVSALTIGISESAAASGEISRGLTSVDSVIAETAAAAQQTDTSSSSLKNLASGLETLVVEFTT
- a CDS encoding glycoside hydrolase family 99-like domain-containing protein codes for the protein MKRLLASLLLLIVVASNVAAAEPPRDLVLAYYYPWYLKGDWTRHGYFGEPTLGNYGTDDPQIAEQHIRWGKEAGLDGFVVSWGGPQDMTDKHFRAGYLKSENSADLKYAFIYESLGRLDGADGKTNERIDFSNRRVVRRFQEDLAYLNKQFCGDDRYLKVDGRPVIVLYVTRTFRNFNAEILKKIEEEVGQKFYFIADESFILGEQKDPATAENGLRDGKPLFDAYTAYNMFESDLVKEGEPAVDYMRREAIPVFQTWSAETVFCPTLMPKYHDFRGKRTLTGTPAEYKSMVAMMQALPKKPVGHGIGAIYLITSWNEWWEGTTIEPDTTDGKAFLEANREAFGR
- a CDS encoding DNA ligase, which codes for MADLQDGESVEMKGSGAKPYVLRNVGGVYSCTCPAWRNQSIAIETRTCKHLRKLRGDDAELARIGGALPAKPVKPASEKEGPPILLAQSWDNAADLSDWWMSEKLDGVRAYWDGEKFLSRQGNEYHAPDWFVAGFPSTPLDGELWIDRGKFQRTVSVVRRQDKSDHWREVRFLAFDAPAMETPFEERLEYLHETLRGEKLEFASVHTHERCTGADHLQSELARVNALGGEGLMLREPGSKYEIGRSFTLLKVKTFHDAEAIVIGHQPGKGKYKGRLGALTVQMPDGTEFSVGTGFSDAQRSNPPELGSVITYRFQELSDGGVPRFPSFVRLSEDQKAAVKIDPPAKKVAKAKPVAVAPAASSSGGEKRYFELVDGKSSKFWEIEVIGTSVSVRYGKIGANGTTNVKEFADEAAAEKQAAKLVAEKTGKGYEEK